From a region of the Corallococcus coralloides DSM 2259 genome:
- a CDS encoding Gfo/Idh/MocA family protein, whose protein sequence is MAQGTSKRVRYAVVGAGNLTQVAILPAFQHAEENSELVAIISSDKAKRVALQEKYGVEHVGGYENFEQVLRDSKADAVYIVLPNTMHRSFTERAARLGVHVLCEKPMATSVEDCEAMIRATNENDVKLMVAYRLHFEEANLRAIELVRSGKLGDPLVFTGTLTQQVREGDIRTRVDVGGGALLDEGPYPVNAARYLFRDEPREVFAFTAGGRDGRFHGVDASAFALMRFPNGRVAQFAISHEASAVSSYRLVGTEGDLLVKHGFGYGTDIQHELTVGGETETRTFKNSDQFAPELVYFSTCVLEDRDPEPNGIEGLADVRIIVALQESARTGKPVKLAPFEKPKRPTMEQLIVRPPVEPPEPVNAPAPAEG, encoded by the coding sequence ATGGCGCAGGGGACATCCAAGCGGGTGCGGTACGCGGTGGTGGGGGCGGGCAACCTCACGCAGGTGGCCATCCTGCCGGCGTTCCAGCACGCGGAGGAGAACTCCGAGCTGGTGGCCATCATCTCCTCCGACAAGGCGAAGCGGGTCGCACTCCAGGAGAAGTACGGCGTGGAGCACGTGGGGGGCTACGAGAACTTCGAACAGGTGTTGCGCGACTCGAAGGCGGACGCGGTCTACATCGTGTTGCCCAACACGATGCACCGGAGCTTCACGGAGCGAGCGGCCCGCCTCGGAGTGCACGTCCTCTGCGAGAAGCCGATGGCGACGTCGGTGGAGGACTGCGAGGCGATGATCCGCGCCACGAACGAGAACGACGTGAAGCTGATGGTCGCGTACCGGCTGCATTTCGAGGAGGCGAACCTCCGCGCCATCGAGCTGGTGCGTTCCGGGAAGCTGGGAGACCCGCTGGTCTTCACGGGGACGCTGACGCAGCAGGTGCGCGAAGGGGACATCCGCACGCGAGTGGACGTGGGAGGCGGGGCGCTGCTGGACGAGGGGCCATACCCCGTCAACGCCGCGCGCTACCTGTTCCGTGACGAGCCGCGCGAGGTGTTCGCGTTCACGGCGGGCGGCAGGGACGGGCGCTTCCACGGCGTGGATGCGTCCGCGTTCGCGCTGATGCGGTTCCCGAACGGGAGGGTGGCCCAGTTCGCCATCAGCCACGAAGCCTCCGCGGTGTCGAGCTACCGGCTGGTGGGCACGGAAGGGGACCTGCTGGTGAAGCACGGCTTCGGCTACGGCACGGACATCCAGCATGAGCTCACGGTGGGCGGGGAGACGGAGACGCGGACGTTCAAGAACAGCGACCAGTTCGCGCCGGAGTTGGTCTACTTCTCGACGTGCGTCCTGGAGGACCGGGACCCGGAGCCCAATGGCATCGAAGGCCTGGCGGACGTGCGCATCATCGTCGCGCTGCAGGAGTCCGCGCGCACGGGGAAGCCGGTGAAGCTGGCCCCGTTCGAGAAGCCGAAGCGCCCCACGATGGAACAGCTCATCGTCAGGCCACCGGTGGAGCCGCCCGAACCGGTGAACGCACCGGCTCCTGCGGAGGGGTAG
- a CDS encoding sporulation protein — MPFMKMLARLGIGSARVDTRLEHDTVRAGGDLRGLVHVQGGHTPQRIDRIDLHLMAQYLQRDNDRRSALNAVVRTWRVANPFTLQPREEREIPFSLRIPAHAPITERGTPVWIKTALDIDNALNPEDSDRIHVLPHPSLQTVIEAVQKLGFQWRNSYCEAGSPLGRDEPFVQELEFHAGPDWSGPPRSLALLPFPQEDALELVLDLDRGPRGLTSLLEGTSLEGGRRQQLVLSSRDLSSGTGAVAALLAPHLRGGT; from the coding sequence ATGCCCTTCATGAAGATGCTCGCCCGCCTTGGCATTGGCAGCGCGCGCGTGGACACCCGCCTGGAACACGACACCGTGCGCGCGGGCGGCGACCTGCGCGGACTCGTCCATGTCCAGGGCGGCCACACGCCCCAGCGCATCGACCGCATCGACCTGCACCTGATGGCGCAGTACCTCCAGCGCGACAATGACCGCCGCAGTGCGCTCAACGCCGTCGTGCGCACCTGGCGCGTCGCCAATCCCTTCACCCTCCAGCCCCGCGAGGAGCGCGAGATCCCCTTCTCCCTGCGCATCCCCGCCCACGCGCCCATCACCGAACGCGGCACGCCCGTGTGGATCAAGACGGCGCTCGACATCGACAACGCCCTCAACCCCGAGGACAGCGACCGCATCCACGTCCTGCCCCACCCGTCCCTCCAGACCGTCATCGAAGCCGTGCAGAAGCTGGGCTTCCAGTGGCGCAACTCCTACTGCGAGGCCGGCTCGCCCCTCGGCCGCGATGAGCCCTTCGTGCAGGAGCTGGAGTTCCACGCCGGCCCGGACTGGAGCGGCCCGCCGCGCTCGCTCGCCCTCCTGCCCTTCCCCCAGGAGGACGCGCTGGAGCTGGTCCTCGACCTGGACCGCGGCCCCCGGGGCCTCACGTCCCTCCTGGAGGGCACCTCGCTGGAGGGTGGCCGGCGGCAGCAGCTCGTGCTGTCCTCCAGGGACCTGTCCTCGGGGACAGGGGCCGTGGCGGCGCTGTTGGCTCCACACCTCCGCGGCGGGACGTGA
- a CDS encoding PaaI family thioesterase has product MDDLQEFARQVFASQPFSQFIGAQLASSGPGTAELRLPIVDHLKQQHGFVHGGVLSYLADNAITFAGGLALGGNALTSEYKINYLKPAVGSLLIARAQAKAAGKRQAVCQCEVFAVKDGAETLCALAQGTVVSAA; this is encoded by the coding sequence ATGGACGACCTTCAGGAGTTCGCGCGTCAGGTGTTCGCGTCGCAGCCCTTCAGCCAGTTCATCGGCGCGCAGCTTGCGAGCTCAGGGCCAGGGACCGCGGAGCTGCGGCTCCCCATCGTGGACCACCTGAAGCAGCAGCACGGCTTCGTCCATGGAGGCGTGCTCAGCTATCTGGCGGACAACGCCATCACGTTCGCTGGAGGCCTCGCGCTGGGCGGCAATGCGCTGACCTCCGAGTACAAGATCAACTACCTGAAGCCCGCCGTGGGCTCGCTGCTCATCGCTCGGGCCCAGGCGAAGGCCGCCGGCAAGCGGCAGGCCGTGTGTCAGTGTGAAGTCTTCGCCGTGAAGGATGGCGCGGAGACGCTGTGTGCCCTGGCGCAGGGCACGGTGGTCTCCGCCGCCTGA